A segment of the Fusobacterium ulcerans genome:
TAGGTGGATTGCAAAATCCTCGTACATTGATATATATAGGAATATGTGTGGCAGTTATAATAGGAGCTTTAATATTTTTAAGGAAAAAAGATAAAATGATATAAAAATATAAAAAAGAGATAAAGTTAAAATTTATTTTTTGATAAATGTCTCTTTTTTTTATGAAAAATTAAATCTAATATTGAAAAAAGTTAAGCTTTAAGATGGAAAAAAATAAAAAATGAAAGTAACTATTTTAAATATTACATAGATTTAGTAAAAAGTCTTTTGGATATGGTAAAATAGGATGTTACTAAAAATAGAGATACTAGGAGGAAAAAGATGAAAAAACCACTTTTAATGAGAGGAATTGGATTAATAATTGTAATAGCAGCAGTTTTAAAACTTTTAGCAGGAATAACGATTATGCTTTTTCCACTAAATATGGAGGATATTCCTGAAATAAATTTATATGGAAGGGTAATATTTTCATTGGAATATATACTAGGAAGTCTTCTATATATTATAGCAGGAGTATTTTTAATTTTAGGAAAGAAAAGAGCAAGAGAAATGTTTCTTTTTAGCATCATATTTTCTCTTGTAGTGACTCTTCTTCCGGGAATGATAATAACTATAGAAGAGATGGTAGTTTTTACTATATTTTTCATATTGCTTTGTATAGTTAAAAGTGTAAAAGAATATTTTCAAAAATTTAATATAAAATATGAAAAAAGAGGATAGATTTTTTAAAAAAGATGTTTTTGAAGCAGAAATTTTCTGGGGAAAAATATCATGAAATTACCAATTGAACTTGTGTTAAGAAAAATATAAAAAAATATTTAAAAAATTAAAAAAAAGCTTTGCTTTTTCTTATAACTGTGATATAATCCTTAGAGTGTATAAGGATATTTGATCCTTAAAGATGATTTTGAAGGAGGTGTAAAGAATAGATGGCTTCTAACAAATTAAGAATCTACTTAAAGGCTTATGACCACACTTTATTAGATCAATCAGCTAAAAGAATAGCGGAGGTTGCTAAAAAGTCTGGAGCAGAGATTGCAGGACCTATGCCATTACCTACTAAAATTAAAAAGTACACTGTTTTAAGATCAGTGCATGTAAACAAGGATTCAAGAGAACAATTTGAAATGAGAGTACACAGAAGAATGGTAGAAATTAATAATTCTACACAAAAGACAATCGCTTCGTTAACAGCAGTTAACTTGCCAGCTGGTGTCGGAATAGAAATCAAACAAATCTAATGATTGATGGTTTCTTCAAAAAGCACTCACGGTTTTAATTCGGGTAATTTGATTGTGCTTGATAAGATGGTTATCGAAATCCAAATTATCCTTACAGAATAATACAAGTTGACGCTTTTTTTAAAGCTAGACAGTAGAACCACGAGGTCAAGTTGTCAACCAATATATTATTTGATGGAGGTAAAAACAATGTCAGGAATTTTAGCAAAGAAAATTGGAATGACTCAAATATTTGAGGATGGAAAATTCATTCCAGTAACAGTTGTTGAAGCTGGTCCTAACTATGTTCTTCAAAAGAAGACTGTAGAAAACGACGGATATACAGCTTTACAATTAGGATTTGATGAAAAAAAGGAAAAAAACACTACTAAACCAATTATGGGAATCTTCAAAAAAGCAGGAGTTAACCCTCAAAGATTTGTAAAAGAATTAAGAGTGGATTCTGTTGAAGGTTTTGAACTTGGACAAGAGATCAAAGCTGATGTCTTAGCTGAAGTAGAGTACGTAGATATTACTGGTACTTCAAAAGGTAAAGGAACAGCTGGGGTTATGAAAAGACATAATTTCGCTGGAAACAGAGCGTCTCACGGGGTTTCTAGAAACCACAGACTTGGAGGTTCTATCGGAATGTCATCTTGGCCAGGAAAAGTTCTTAGAGGTAAGAAAATGGCTGGACAATACGGAAATGCAACTGTAACTGTTCAAAACTTAAAAGTAGTGAAAGTAGATGTTGAAAACAATCTACTATTGATCAAAGGTGCAGTACCTGGATCAAAAAACAGTTATATAGTAGTTAAACCAGCAGTAAAAAAATAATAGGTTAGTAGATGTGGAAGGAGGAAAATAATGGCAGTTTTAAACATATATGACTTGACAGGAACTCAAACTGGAACTGTTGAAGTTAAAGATACAGTGTTTGGGATTGAACCTAATCAAGCAGTACTTCATGAAGTATTGACTGCAGAATTAGCAGCTGCTAGACAAGGAACTGCAGCTACTAAGACTAGAGCAATGGTTAGAGGAGGGGGAAGAAAACCTTTCAAACAAAAAGGAACTGGTAGAGCAAGACAAGGTACTATCAGAGCTCCACATATGGTAGGAGGAGGAGTTACATTTGGTCCTCACCCAAGATCATATGAGAAAAAAGTTAACAAAAAAGTAAGAAACCTAGCTCTAAGATCAGCTTTATCAGCTAAAGTAGCTAACGGAGATATCCTTGTACTTGATGGTACAATTGATACACCAAAAACAAAAACAATAATAGCTTTAACAAATGCAGTAAATGCAACTACAAAGCAATTATTCGTAGTAAACGATCTTGCTGAACAAGCAGATTACAACTTATACTTATCAGTAAGAAACCTTGAAAATGCAGTTGTATTACAACCAAATGAAATTGGTGTATACTGGCTTCTAAAACAAGAAAAAGTAATTCTTACTAAAGAGGCACTAACTACAATAGAGGAGGTGCTTGGATAATGACATCATACGATATAGTAAAGAAACCTGTAATAACTGAGAAAACTGAAACACTTAGAAGAGAGTACAACAAGTACACTTTCGAAGTGAGCCCAAAAGCTAACAAGATTCAAATCAAAAAGGCAATTGAGGAATTATTTAATGTAAAGGTTGAAACAGTATCAACTCTTAACAGTAAACCTGTTACTAAAAGACACGGAATGAAACTTTACAAAACTCAAGCTAAAAAGAAGGCAATCGTTAAATTAGCTCAAGGAAATACAATAACTTACTTTAAAGAAGTATAAAAACTGTAAAACGGCTAAAGATATATATAGGTCTAAACGGAGGTTAAGCAAAAATGGCTATTAGAAAAATGAAAGCAATGACTAATGGAACAAGACACATGTCTAGATTAGTCAATGAAGATTTAGATAATGTAAGACCTGAAAAGTCTTTAACTGTACCTTTAAAATCTGCTTATGGTAGAGACAACTATGGACACAGAACTTGTAGAGACAGACAAAAAGGACACAAAAGACTTTACAGAATTATCGACTTCAAAAGAAACAAACTTGATGTACCTGCTAGAGTAGAATCTATCGAGTACGATCCAAACAGAACTGCTAATATTGCTCTTCTATTCTATGTAGATGGAGAGAAAAGATATATACTAGCACCTAAAGGATTGAAAAAGGGCGACATGGTTATGGCAGGATCTCAAGCTGAGATTAAACCAGGAAACGCACTAAAAATAAAAGACATGCCAGTAGGGGTTCAAATTCATAATATTGAACTACAAAGAGGAAAGGGTGGACAATTAGTAAGATCCGCAGGAACAGCAGCAAGACTTGTTGCTAAAGAAGGAACTTACTGTCACATAGAGTTACCATCAGGTGAACTAAGATTAATTCACGGTGAATGTATGGCAACTATCGGAGAAGTAGGAAATTCTGAACATAGCTTAGTTCAAATCGGTAAAGCTGGAAGAAACAGAAATATGGGTAAAAGACCTCATGTAAGAGGATCTGTAATGAACCCTGTTGATCACCCTCATGGAGGAGGAGAAGGTAAGAATCCAGTAGGTAGAAAAGCTCCTTTAACACCTTGGGGTAAACCTGCAATGGGTGTTAAAACTAGAGGTAAGAAAACTACAGATAAATTTATCGTAAGAAGAAGAAACGATAAATAATTTTCGAGAGGAGGTTAATAGGTAATGGCTAGATCATTAAAAAAAGGACCTTTCTGTGACCACCACTTAATGAAGAAAGTTGAAGATGCAGTAGCAACTGAAAACTTGAAAGCAGTAATTAAAACTTGGTCAAGAAGATCGACTATATTCCCTAATTTCATTGGAATCACTTTTGGTGTGTACAATGGTAAAAAGCACATACCTGTTCATGTAACTGAGCAAATGGTTGGACACAAACTAGGTGAGTTTGCACCAACTAGAACTTACTACGGACACGGTGTGGATAAAAAGAAGAAAAAATAATAATATAAAATACTAAATTTTATTGATGTATGATATAAAGGAGGTTGGACTAGTGGAAGCTAGAGCAATAACTAGATTCGTAAGATTGTCTCCTAGAAAAGCTAGGTTAGTAGCTGACTTAGTAAGAGGAAAATCAGCGCTAGAAGCATTAGATATTCTAGAGTTTACAAACAAAAAAGCAGCTAGAATAATAAAGAAAACATTAGCATCAGCTGTTGCTAATGCAACTAACAACTTCAAGATGGATGAAGATAAGTTAGTAGTTTCAACAATAATGATCAATGATGGACCAGCTCTTAAAAGAATAATGCCTAGAGCTATGGGAAGAGCGGATATAATCAGAAAACCAACAGCTCACATTGTAGTGGCAGTTTCTGAAAAGTAGTTTAAGGAGGTAAGACTGTGGGACAAAAAGTAGACCCTAGAGGACTAAGATTAGGAATAACAAGATCTTGGGATTCTAACTGGTATGCAGATAAGAAGGAATACGCTAAGTACTTCCATGAAGATGTAAAAATCAGAGAACTTATCAAGAAGAACTACTTCCATGCAGGGATATCGAAGGTAAAGATCGAAAGAACTTCTCCTTCTAATGTAGTTGTTCTTGTTTATACTGCAAAAGCAGGTATAATCATAGGAAGAAAAGGTGCTGAGATAGATAATCTTAGAGTATCACTTGAGAAATTAACTGGTAAAAAAGTAACAGTTAAAGTTCAAGAAGTAAAAGAATTCAATAAAGATGCTGTACTTGTTGCAGAAAACATTGCTACTTCAATTGAGAAAAGGGTAGCATATAAAAGAGCTGTAAGCCAAGCTATTATGAGAGCTATGAGAGCTGGAGCTAAAGGAATCAAAGTTATGGTTTCTGGAAGACTAAATGGAGCAGAAATTGCCAGAGCTGAATGGGTAGTTGAAGGTAAAGTTCCTTTACATACACTAAGAGCTGATATTGATTATGCAGTAGCAACAGCTCACACTACTTATGGAGCTCTAGGAATTAAAGTATGGGTTTTCCATGGTGAAGTTCTTCCAACTAAAAGGGAAGGAGGAGAAGCGTAGTCATGTTAATGCCAAAAAGAACAAAACATAGAAAAATGTTTAGAGGTAGAATGAAAGGTACTGCTCAAAGAGGAAATACTGTAGCATTCGGAGATTACGGACTACAAGCTCTTGAGCCACATTGGATTACTAATAGACAAATAGAATCATGCAGGGTTGCTATCAACAGAACTTTCAAAAGAGAAGGAAAAACTTTTATCAGAATATTCCCAGACAAACCAATCACAGCTAGACCAGCTGGAGTGAGAATGGGTAAAGGTAAAGGAAATGTTGAAGGTTGGGTAGCAGTTGTAAAACCTGGAAGAATCATGTTTGAAGTTTCAGGAGTAACTGAAGAAAGAGCATTAGTAGCTTTAAGAAAAGCTGCAATGAAACTTCCAATCAGTTGTAAAATCGTAAAGAAAGAGAATGGTGGTGAAAACTAATGAGAGCTAAGGAAATAAGAGAAATGTCTACTGAAGACTTAGTTGTTAAGTGTAAAGAGCTTAAGGAAGAATTATTCAACCTAAAGTTCCAACTTTCATTAGGTCAACTTACTAACACTGCTAAAATTAGAGAAGTTAGAAGAGAAATTGCTAGAATTAACACAATCTTAAATGAAAGATAATCTCGTTCAGTTTATAGATGTTTGATTCTTAGGAAGAGGAGGTTAATGTCTTGAGAAACGAAAGAAAAGTTAGAGAAGGAATAGTTGTTTCTGACAAGATGGATAAAACAATTGTTATTGCAATAGAAACAATGACTTTGCATCCTATCTATAAAAAGAGAGTAAAAAGTACTACTAAGTTTAAAGCTCACGATGAAAATAATGTAGCTCAAACTGGAGATAAAGTAAGAATTATGGAAACTAGACCATTATCGAGAGATAAAAGATGGAGACTAGTAGAGATTGTCGAGAAAGCTAGATAATTCCAATTATTGTGAGAGGAGGATATTTTAATGGTACAACAACAAACTATCCTTAATGTTGCTGACAACTCTGGAGCTAAGAAACTTATGATTATAAGAGTTCTTGGTGGATCTAAAAAAAGATTCGGAAGAATTGGTGACATCGTTGTCGCATCAGTTAAGGAAGCAATCCCTGGTGGAAACGTTAAAAAAGGTGACGTAGTAAAAGCTGTAATAGTAAGAACAAGAAAAGAATTAAGAAGAGAAGATGGATCATATATAAAATTTGATGATAACGCAGGAGTTATAATCAATACTAACAATGAACCAAAAGCAACAAGAATATTTGGACCAGTTGCAAGAGAGCTAAGAGCTAAAAACTTTATGAAAATAGTATCTCTAGCTCCTGAAGTAATTTAATAAGAGAGGAGGCTAATAGTCGTGGCTAAACCTAAGATCAAATTTGTACCTGAATCATTACATGTAAAGACTGGAGATCTAGTATATGTTATCTCTGGAAAAGACAAAGGTAAGACAGGTAAAGTTGTAAAAGTATTCCCAAATAAAGGGAAGGTAGTAGTTGAAGGAATAAACATGATTACTAAACATATGAAGCCAACTCCAATAAACCCACAAGGTGGAGTTGTAAGTAAGGAAGCTGCTATATTCTCATCAAAAGTTATGCTTTTTGATGAAAAAGCAGGAAAACCTACAAGAGTTGGTCATAAAATAGTAGATGGTAAGAAAGTAAGATACTCTAAAGTATCTGGAGAAGTTCTATAAGAAGGGAGGAAAACGTAAGTGTCTAAATACGTTTCTAGATATCATAAATTGTATAACGATGTTATAATTCCAGCTCTTATGAAAGACTTAGGAATCAATAACATTATGGAATGTCCAAAACTAGAAAAAATAGTTGTAAACATGGGAGTAGGAGAAGCTACTCAAAATGTTAAATTAATAGATGCAGCTATGGGAGATTTAACTATCATCTCTGGACAAAAACCACTAGTAAGAAAAGCTAAAAAATCTGAAGCTGGATTTAAGTTAAGAGAAGGAATGCCAATCGGAGCAAAAGTTACTTTAAGAAAAGAAAGAATGTACGACTTTTTAGATAGATTAGTGAATGTAGTTCTTCCAAGAGTAAGAGACTTCGAAGGAGTTCCAGCTGACGCATTTGATGGAAGAGGAAACTACTCTCTAGGATTAAGAGATCAATTAGTTTTCCCTGAAATTGAATTCGATAAAGTTGATAAACTTTTAGGAATGTCTATCACTATGGTTTCTTCTGCAAAAGATGACGAAGAAGGAAGAGCTTTACTTAAGGCGTTTGGAATGCCTTTCAAAAAGTAATAGTGAGGAGGGTAAGGAATAGATGGCAAAGAAGTCAATGATCGCTAGAGATGCGAAAAGAGCTGAACTATGTGATAAATATGCTGAAAAAAGAGCAGAACTTAAAAAGAGAGTTGCAGAGGGAGACATGGAAGCTATGTTTGAATTAAACAAACTTCCAAAAGACTCTTCAGCAGTTAGAAAAAGAAATAGATGTCAGTTAGACGGAAGACCAAGAGGATTCATGAGAGAATTTGGAATTTCAAGAGTAAAATTCAGACAGCTTGCAGGAGCTGGAGTTATACCAGGAGTTAAAAAATCATCTTGGTAATTTGATAGGAAGGAGGATTTTCGTAGATGTATTTAACAGATCCAATCGCTGATATGTTGACAAGAATCAGAAATGCAAATGCAGTAATGCATGAAAAAGTAGATATACCTCATTCAACTTTAAAAGACAAAATAGCTGAAATTCTTAAAGAAGAAGGTTACATTGCAAACTATAAAGTTGTTACTGATGGGAACAAAAAAAGTATAAGAGTGTACTTAAAATATGATGGTAAAGACAGAATTATCAAAGGAATCAAAAGAATTTCTAAACCAGGTAGAAGAGTATATTCTTCAGTAGAAGATATGCCAAGAGTTTTATCAGGACTAGGAATTGCAATCGTATCCACTTCTAAGGGAATTGTTACTGACAGAGTAGCTAGAAGAGAAAACGTAGGTGGAGAAGTACTTGCATTTGTTTGGTAATTAAAACTTAGGAGGTGTCTAGTAAATGTCAAGAGTAGGTAAAAAACCTATTGTTGTGCCTTCTGGAGTTGAAGTTACAGTTAATGGAAATGAAGTTACTGTAAAAGGTCCTAAAGGTACTTTAAAGAAAGAATTTAACAAAGAATTAGTAATAAAACATACAAAAGAAGAAAAGCATCATGAAAGTTTGAACGAAATCGTTATTGAAAGACCTAATGATTTACCAGAAGTTAGAGCTATACACGGAACAACTAGAGCTCTATTACACAATATGGTATTAGGAGTTTCAGAAGGATTCAAAAAAACTTTAAACCTAGTAGGGGTTGGATACAGAGCTGCTGAAAAAGGAAAAGGATTGGAATTATCTTTAGGATATTCTCATCCTGTTATCATTGATGAGATTCCTGGAATCAAATTCACTGTAGAAAAAAATACTACTATTCATATCGAAGGAATCGAGAAAGAAGTAGTAGGTCAAGTAGCAGCTAATATCAGAGCTAAAAGACCACCTGAACCATACAAAGGAAAAGGTGTTAAATATTCTGATGAAGTTATTAGAAGAAAAGAAGGTAAAAAGTCGTAAGGTAGCTTAACTATAAGGAGGTAAGACAGTTGTTTAAGAAGGTAGATAGACAAGCTGTAAGAACAAGAAAGCATTTATCAATCAGAAATAAAATTTCTGGTACAGCTGATAGACCAAGACTTTCTGTATATAGATCAAACAACAATATCTTTGCTCAATTAATCGACGATGTGAATGGAGTAACATTAGTTTCTGCATCTACAATAGATAAAGAATTAAAAGCAAATATTGCAAATGGTGGAAATGTTGAAGCTGCAAAAACTGTTGGTAAAGCACTTGCAGAAAGAGCAACAGGAAAAGGGATAACAGCTATAGTATTTGATAGATCTGGGTATAAATACACAGGAAGAATAGCCGCTCTTGCAGAAGCAGCTAGAGAAGCAGGATTAAGCTTCTAAATCTTTAGAGAGAGGAGGATTTCACTTGTCTAAGTTAGCAAATAGAGAAGAAAAACAATATCAAGAAAAATTATTGAAAATTTCAAGAGTTTCTAAGACAACTAAAGGAGGAAGAACAATATCTTTCTCAGTTTTAGCAGCAATTGGAGATGGAGAAGGAAAGATCGGATTAGGATTAGGGAAAGCAAATGGTGTACCTGATGCTATAAAGAAAGCTATCGCTTCTGCAAAAAAGAACATGGTAGAGGTTTCTTTAAAAGGAAAAACTATTCCTCATGAAATCACTGGAAAATGGGGTGCAACAGCTTTATGGATGGCACCTGCATATGAAGGAACTGGAGTAATTGCTGGTTCAGCAGCAAGAGAAATATTAGAACTTGTAGGAGTTCATGATATTTTAACAAAAATCAAAGGTTCTAGAAATAAGCACAACGTAGCAAGAGCTACTGTTGAAGCATTGAAAATGTTAAGATCAGCTGAGAAAATAGCTGCTCAAAGAGGAAAAGAAGTTAAAGATATCTTAAGCTAGGAGGGAATTTAGATGGTAAAGCTTAGAATAGAGCTTGTGAAAAGCATAATCGGAAGAAAGCCTAACCACATAGCAACTGTAAAGTCGCTAGGGCTTAAGAAGATGAACGATGTAGTGGAGCATGTAGAAACTCCTGAGTTAAAAGGAAAACTAGCTCAAGTTTCTTACTTACTTAAAGTAGAGGAGGTGCAAGCATAAGATGAAATTAAATGAATTAATGCCTTCTGTACCTAGAAAAGCAAGAAAAAGAGTTGGAAGAGGAGAATCTTCTGGATTAGGTAAAACATCTGGAAAAGGAAGTAACGGACAAAACTCGAGAGCGGGTGGAGGAGTTAAAACTTACTTCGAAGGTGGACAAATGCCTATCTATAGAAGAGTTCCAAAAAGAGGTTTCTCAAATGCTATATTCAAGAAAGAATATGCTTTAATAAGCTTGGATTTATTGAATAAATTTGAAGATGGAGCAGTAGTTACTCCTGAAGTTTTATTCGAAAGTGGATTAGTAAGAGACTTAAAAGATGGAATCAAAGTGCTAGGAAATGGATCACTTGATAAAAAAGTAACTGTTAAAGCTCATAAAGTTTCTGGATCAGCTAAGGTTGCTATTGAAGCAAAAGGTGGATCTGTAGAAATACTAGAAGTTAAAACATTTGCTGATGTTGCTGGAAACAACAAATAGTTTTATTGTTAGTTTGAGAAGCGAGGTGAAGTTGTTTTGACTTTGATGGAAAAATTTTATGCAAAATTGAGTAGCATTAGGAGAATTCCTGAGCTAAGAGATAGAATTATCTTCACCTTGATAATGTTCTTAGTTGCTAGAGTTGGAACATATATTCCAGCTCCTGGCATAGATGTAGATAGACTTGCAACTATGACAGCACAAAGCGATATATTGGGATACATTAATATGTTTTCAGGTGGAGCTTTTAAAAGAGTTTCTATCTTTGCTCTAGGGATTGTTCCTTATATTAACGCTTCAATCGTTTTCAGCCTTTTGGCTGTAATCATTCCTAAAATTGAAGAAATTCAAAAAGATGGAGAAGCAGGAAGAAACAGAATCAATCAATGGACGAGATACTTGACAATAGCTATTGCTGTAGTTCAAGGTTTTGGAGTATGTATGTGGCTTCAGTCTGTAGGACTGGTTACTACACCAGGAACATTATTCTTCTTGACAACAGTAGTTACACTGACTGCTGGTACTGTTTTTCTTATGTGGATAGGAGAACAGATATCAATAAAAGGAATTGGAAATGGGGTTTCATTACTTATCTTCTTGAATGTAATATCTGGAGGACCTTCTAGTGTTGTTCAGACTATACAAACAATGAAGGGAAGTAAATTCCTTATACCAGTACTTATCCTTATAGCAGGTGCAGCGATACTTACAGTAGCAGGGATAGTAATTTTCCAATTAGGACAAAGAAAAATACCTATTCACTATGTAGGAAAAGGATTTAGTGGAAAAGGAGGTATGGGTCAAAACTCATATATACCTTTAAAACTTAACAGTGCAGGAGTAATGCCTGTTATCTTTGCATCAGTAGTTATGATGATACCATCAGTAATTATAAATGCAATACCTTCACAATATACTTTTAAAACTACATTAGCAATGGTATTTAGCCAAAAGCATCCAGTATATATGATAGTATATGCTATAGTAATTATATTTTTCTCATTCTTTTATACTGCTATAGTTTTTGATCCTGAAAAGGTTGCAGATAACTTGAAACAGGGTGGAGGAACAATTCCAGGAATAAGACCTGGGAATGAAACAGTTGAGTATTTAGAAGGTGTTGTAACAAGGATAACTTGGGGTGGTGCTTTCTTCTTAGCGATTATATCTATACTTCCATATACAATTTTTACTACTTTCAATCTTCCAGTATTCTTTGGAGGAACAGGTATAATAATCGTAGTTGGAGTTGCTATAGATACTGTTCAGCAAATCAATGCTCATCTTGTTATGAGAGAATACAAAGGGTTTATATAAAGCTTTATATAAATAAAGACACAACTTTAAAGGTTGTGCCTTTTTTTATTTTTTGAATATTTGACATAAAAGGAAATTTAAAATATAATAAAAAAAAGATATGTGAGTGGGGTTAGAAATGGTAAAATTTACAAATAAAGATAAAGAATTTATAAACGAGAATTTTGATGAGGCTTATGATATAATTAATATGTATGATGTAGAAGAAGTTCTGATAACTATTGCCAAATTTATAGCAGCTTATTGTTATGATGATGAATATGAACTGACAGAACTAGGAGAGATAGCTCAGGAAGTTTATACAAGAATATATGAAAATAATAGAGAAATATTAGAAAAATAACTTTTGAGATAGAGAGTAACTGTATAAGTTGTTCTCTCTTTTTTATTGATAGTTATATTACAGGGTGGAATATTTATTTTGAAAAGGAAGGAAGATATATAACAACTTGGAAGTATCTTTATATCATTCCTTTTGATATTAGAAATGACTACTTCGATTTAATTAATGTAAGATTTGAAAATGATAATATTGAAGTTTTAGGCAAGGAAAGAACTTTTGTGAAAGAAGAAAAGATACA
Coding sequences within it:
- the rpsQ gene encoding 30S ribosomal protein S17; this encodes MRNERKVREGIVVSDKMDKTIVIAIETMTLHPIYKKRVKSTTKFKAHDENNVAQTGDKVRIMETRPLSRDKRWRLVEIVEKAR
- the rplN gene encoding 50S ribosomal protein L14, which encodes MVQQQTILNVADNSGAKKLMIIRVLGGSKKRFGRIGDIVVASVKEAIPGGNVKKGDVVKAVIVRTRKELRREDGSYIKFDDNAGVIINTNNEPKATRIFGPVARELRAKNFMKIVSLAPEVI
- the rpsH gene encoding 30S ribosomal protein S8; translated protein: MYLTDPIADMLTRIRNANAVMHEKVDIPHSTLKDKIAEILKEEGYIANYKVVTDGNKKSIRVYLKYDGKDRIIKGIKRISKPGRRVYSSVEDMPRVLSGLGIAIVSTSKGIVTDRVARRENVGGEVLAFVW
- the rplV gene encoding 50S ribosomal protein L22 — protein: MEARAITRFVRLSPRKARLVADLVRGKSALEALDILEFTNKKAARIIKKTLASAVANATNNFKMDEDKLVVSTIMINDGPALKRIMPRAMGRADIIRKPTAHIVVAVSEK
- the rplC gene encoding 50S ribosomal protein L3 produces the protein MSGILAKKIGMTQIFEDGKFIPVTVVEAGPNYVLQKKTVENDGYTALQLGFDEKKEKNTTKPIMGIFKKAGVNPQRFVKELRVDSVEGFELGQEIKADVLAEVEYVDITGTSKGKGTAGVMKRHNFAGNRASHGVSRNHRLGGSIGMSSWPGKVLRGKKMAGQYGNATVTVQNLKVVKVDVENNLLLIKGAVPGSKNSYIVVKPAVKK
- the rplB gene encoding 50S ribosomal protein L2; translated protein: MAIRKMKAMTNGTRHMSRLVNEDLDNVRPEKSLTVPLKSAYGRDNYGHRTCRDRQKGHKRLYRIIDFKRNKLDVPARVESIEYDPNRTANIALLFYVDGEKRYILAPKGLKKGDMVMAGSQAEIKPGNALKIKDMPVGVQIHNIELQRGKGGQLVRSAGTAARLVAKEGTYCHIELPSGELRLIHGECMATIGEVGNSEHSLVQIGKAGRNRNMGKRPHVRGSVMNPVDHPHGGGEGKNPVGRKAPLTPWGKPAMGVKTRGKKTTDKFIVRRRNDK
- the rpsJ gene encoding 30S ribosomal protein S10, with product MASNKLRIYLKAYDHTLLDQSAKRIAEVAKKSGAEIAGPMPLPTKIKKYTVLRSVHVNKDSREQFEMRVHRRMVEINNSTQKTIASLTAVNLPAGVGIEIKQI
- the rplW gene encoding 50S ribosomal protein L23, yielding MTSYDIVKKPVITEKTETLRREYNKYTFEVSPKANKIQIKKAIEELFNVKVETVSTLNSKPVTKRHGMKLYKTQAKKKAIVKLAQGNTITYFKEV
- the rpmC gene encoding 50S ribosomal protein L29, translated to MRAKEIREMSTEDLVVKCKELKEELFNLKFQLSLGQLTNTAKIREVRREIARINTILNER
- the rpsS gene encoding 30S ribosomal protein S19, with translation MARSLKKGPFCDHHLMKKVEDAVATENLKAVIKTWSRRSTIFPNFIGITFGVYNGKKHIPVHVTEQMVGHKLGEFAPTRTYYGHGVDKKKKK
- the rplR gene encoding 50S ribosomal protein L18, with the protein product MFKKVDRQAVRTRKHLSIRNKISGTADRPRLSVYRSNNNIFAQLIDDVNGVTLVSASTIDKELKANIANGGNVEAAKTVGKALAERATGKGITAIVFDRSGYKYTGRIAALAEAAREAGLSF
- the rplX gene encoding 50S ribosomal protein L24, producing the protein MAKPKIKFVPESLHVKTGDLVYVISGKDKGKTGKVVKVFPNKGKVVVEGINMITKHMKPTPINPQGGVVSKEAAIFSSKVMLFDEKAGKPTRVGHKIVDGKKVRYSKVSGEVL
- the rpsC gene encoding 30S ribosomal protein S3 translates to MGQKVDPRGLRLGITRSWDSNWYADKKEYAKYFHEDVKIRELIKKNYFHAGISKVKIERTSPSNVVVLVYTAKAGIIIGRKGAEIDNLRVSLEKLTGKKVTVKVQEVKEFNKDAVLVAENIATSIEKRVAYKRAVSQAIMRAMRAGAKGIKVMVSGRLNGAEIARAEWVVEGKVPLHTLRADIDYAVATAHTTYGALGIKVWVFHGEVLPTKREGGEA
- the rplD gene encoding 50S ribosomal protein L4, which produces MAVLNIYDLTGTQTGTVEVKDTVFGIEPNQAVLHEVLTAELAAARQGTAATKTRAMVRGGGRKPFKQKGTGRARQGTIRAPHMVGGGVTFGPHPRSYEKKVNKKVRNLALRSALSAKVANGDILVLDGTIDTPKTKTIIALTNAVNATTKQLFVVNDLAEQADYNLYLSVRNLENAVVLQPNEIGVYWLLKQEKVILTKEALTTIEEVLG
- the rpsN gene encoding 30S ribosomal protein S14; the encoded protein is MAKKSMIARDAKRAELCDKYAEKRAELKKRVAEGDMEAMFELNKLPKDSSAVRKRNRCQLDGRPRGFMREFGISRVKFRQLAGAGVIPGVKKSSW
- the rplE gene encoding 50S ribosomal protein L5, encoding MSKYVSRYHKLYNDVIIPALMKDLGINNIMECPKLEKIVVNMGVGEATQNVKLIDAAMGDLTIISGQKPLVRKAKKSEAGFKLREGMPIGAKVTLRKERMYDFLDRLVNVVLPRVRDFEGVPADAFDGRGNYSLGLRDQLVFPEIEFDKVDKLLGMSITMVSSAKDDEEGRALLKAFGMPFKK
- the rplF gene encoding 50S ribosomal protein L6, whose amino-acid sequence is MSRVGKKPIVVPSGVEVTVNGNEVTVKGPKGTLKKEFNKELVIKHTKEEKHHESLNEIVIERPNDLPEVRAIHGTTRALLHNMVLGVSEGFKKTLNLVGVGYRAAEKGKGLELSLGYSHPVIIDEIPGIKFTVEKNTTIHIEGIEKEVVGQVAANIRAKRPPEPYKGKGVKYSDEVIRRKEGKKS
- the rplP gene encoding 50S ribosomal protein L16, yielding MLMPKRTKHRKMFRGRMKGTAQRGNTVAFGDYGLQALEPHWITNRQIESCRVAINRTFKREGKTFIRIFPDKPITARPAGVRMGKGKGNVEGWVAVVKPGRIMFEVSGVTEERALVALRKAAMKLPISCKIVKKENGGEN